The Larus michahellis chromosome 2, bLarMic1.1, whole genome shotgun sequence genome window below encodes:
- the ZNF438 gene encoding zinc finger protein 438 isoform X5, which produces MQVAGHEGTFSLLALPCVAPALTQQVQQPNVAPSENLKLPIPRYQSVRNKLRSDKKPAQISVLGAYNEIPTKASISSQTSSMTTLTEDCSETHSSSDSTEQVMLTDRDSAEITVATLVNKSNCVESGSPLVNKTEIANGNVSGPSVVKDLLSKQASTFNPMKLSLRSVKTASETTRESFITSEKLKEKPTNSANSVAVLSPAVFGSTIQMTPSAPRGKLPILPYSRMKNSVFCKSKQNTNITDVSGPSLRSECEKIPALAKPFHVPSKASDKRPAVSFTQVPKQTIRENTLSPSNKVDVDGLKKLNGAASKRRGRKRRATDDLLAFQTKRRKCIINKFREGRERAKVDLQPPEDKRAEAVKKYRSIRPKPVVVVQAFAPLTSAAIVESPPPDGLDQDIFSSGSLPNKYLSYKHSDATSAKSSDLSRNVCSTVPKPSHTCHVCNHIFQFKHHLQDHMNTHTNKRPYSCRICRKAYIHSGSLSTHMKLHHNEGRPKKLVCCEFCAKVFGHAKVYFGHLREVHRVVISTEPSTNEQQLQDALKKRDTNIKEAEEAMERGNKCNLEDLFHNPGEVKLQIKCGRCQFIAQSFGEMKFHLLCSHGEEIQGRVKEGALQGNRGAKGELIKHTTHFWKQHNERRHLAKCSAHEEEFYTFSKLKRQIHFHHQNNVDMLSKSELSQSGSGEAGKMQNVGFGTPSKKSEIWSKASYNCILCKQLFERKEDLCNHWQSHHNCEDPSTLWTIFSLLSKQGIIELSNNGEH; this is translated from the exons ATGCAGGTGGCTGGGCACGAGGGGACTTTTTCTCTGTTGGCCTTGCCATGTGTTGCCCCGGCCCTAACGCAGCAAGTCCAGCAGCCAAATGTAGCCCCTTCTGAAAACCTAAAGCTGCCTATCCCTAGGTACCAATCTGTAAGAAATAAATTGCGGAGTGACAAAAAACCAGCACAAATCTCTGTTTTGGGTGCATATAACGAGATTCCTACCAAAGCATCGATCTCATCACAGACTTCCTCCATGACTACATTAACTGAAGACTGTTCTGAAACTCATTCTAGTTCAGATTCAACAGAGCAAGTGATGCTAACAGACCGTGACTCGGCTGAAATTACAGTTGCCACATTAGTAAATAAGAGCAATTGTGTGGAATCTGGATCTCCTTTAGTGAACAAAACTGAAATTGCTAACGGTAATGTCTCTGGACCATCGGTAGTTAAAGACTTGTTATCCAAGCAGGCGAGTACATTTAATCCCATGAAATTAAGTCTACGCTCTGTGAAGACAGCGTCTGAAACCACAAGAGAGTCATTCATAACATCTGAGAAACTAAAGGAAAAACCGACAAATTCTGCAAATTCTGTTGCTGTCCTGTCACCGGCAGTTTTTGGCAGTACAATACAGATGACTCCgtcggcaccaagaggaaaactTCCTATTTTGCCTTACTCAAGGATGAAAAATTCAGTGTTCTGTAAATCTAAGCAGAATACTAATATTACAGATGTATCTGGTCCTTCACTAAGATCTGAATGTGAAAAGATACCAGCTTTGGCAAAACCCTTTCATGTTCCTTCTAAAGCATCTGATAAACGACCGGCTGTATCATTTACACAAGTCCCCAAACAAACCATTCGAGAAAATACTCTCTCTCCATCCAATAAAGTGGATGTCGACGGTCTTAAAAAATTGAACGGTGCAGCTTCTAAAagaagaggcaggaaaagaaGAGCCACAGATGATTTATTGGCTTTTCAGACCAAGCGAAGGAAATGCATCATTAATAAGTTTAGAGAAGGGAGAGAGCGGGCGAAAGTTGATCTTCAGCCACCTGAAGACAAAAGAGCAGAAGCGGTGAAAAAATACCGTAGCATTAGACCAAAACCAGTGGTGGTTGTGCAGGCTTTTGCACCGCTGACTTCTGCAGCAATAGTAGAGTCACCGCCTCCTGACGGTTTAGACCAAGATATTTTTTCAAGTGGTTCACTTCCCAACAAATACTTAAGTTACAAGCATAGTGATGCTACATCAGCTAAATCAAGTGATTTAAGTAGAAATGTATGCTCAACCGTACCTAAGCCGTCACATACATGTCATGTTTGTAACCATATCTTCCAGTTTAAACACCATCTTCAGGACcatatgaacacacacacaaacaaacggCCTTACAGCTGTCGAATTTGCCGGAAAGCGTATATTCACTCCGGAAGCCTGAGCACGCATATGAAACTTCATCACAATGAAGGCAGACCCAAAAAACTTGTGTGTTGTGAATTCTGTGCTAAAGTTTTTGGCCATGCAAAAGTGTATTTCGGTCACCTAAGAGAAGTGCACAGGGTTGTTATCAGCACAGAGCCCTCTACTAACGAGCAACAGCTGCAAGATGCTTTAAAGAAGAGGGACACAAAtataaaagaagcagaagaagcaATGGAGAG GGGAAATAAGTGCAATCTTGAGGACCTATTCCATAACCCAGGAGAAGTGAAATTACAGATCAAATGTGGTCgatgccagtttattgcacagtCTTTTGGTGAAATGAAGTTTCACTTATTGTGCTCTCATGGAGAAGAGATCCAGGGAAGAGTAAAGGAAGGAGCTTTGCAAGGAAACAGAGGAGCTAAGGGGGAACTGATCAAACACACAACCCACTTCTGGAAACAGCACAATGAGAGAAGACATTTAGCAAAATGCAGTGCCCACGAGGAGGAGTTTTAtactttttcaaaactgaaaagacAGATACACTTTCACCATCAAAATAACGTCGATATGTTATCTAAAAGCGAACTGAGTCAGTCAGGAAGCGGTGAAGCAGGCAAGATGCAAAATGTAGGTTTTGGTACACCAAGCAAAAAATCAGAGATTTGGTCAAAAGCAAGCTATAACTGCATTTTATGCAAAcagttatttgaaagaaaagaggatCTTTGTAATCATTGGCAGAGTCATCATAACTGTGAAGACCCTTCCACTTTATGGACAATTTTTAGTTTGTTATCAAAACAAGGAATTATTGAACTTTCAAATAATGGTGAACATTGA